In Primulina huaijiensis isolate GDHJ02 chromosome 16, ASM1229523v2, whole genome shotgun sequence, a single genomic region encodes these proteins:
- the LOC140962175 gene encoding non-specific lipid transfer protein GPI-anchored 25 isoform X1, translating into MSRPLVLHAALILLLQFATAATPHPSACSDELVTFTTCLPYVSDSPNNLTESPPPQCCDDISTAFSTGSAVCLCYFLLRPGMLGFPLNSSKLLSLTSVCPAKHHDSEASFSLGTLCSESSALPPLQAITGPGRSTPRNSGANVSPPSPPLMGSLQQSPGGSSLPPEADDAELPTQPPPSTTAFLSFATEGFRNFGRVKTLPMKLIFLIYILKLM; encoded by the exons ATGAGCCGGCCCCTTGTCCTTCACGCCGCCCTCATCCTCCTCCTCCAGTTCGCCACCGCCGCAACACCACATCCATCTGCGTGCTCCGATGAGCTGGTAACCTTCACGACATGTCTCCCCTACGTGTCAGACTCCCCCAACAACCTCACCGAATCCCCTCCCCCTCAGTGCTGCGATGACATTTCCACCGCTTTCTCCACCGGATCCGCTGTATGCCTGTGCTATTTCCTCCTCCGACCTGGAATGCTTGGATTTCCGCTCAATTCCTCGAAGCTGCTGTCTCTGACTTCTGTTTGTCCCGCGAAGCATCACGATTCCGAGGCAAGTTTCTCGCTGGGGACTCTATGTTCAG AATCGTCTGCCTTGCCTCCTCTTCAGGCAATAACAG GTCCTGGTAGATCCACTCCACGCAATTCTG GTGCTAATGTCTCTCCTCCGTCGCCACCTTTGATGGGTTCGCTCCAACAATCACCCGGTGGCAGTTCATTACCTCCAGAAGCTGATGATGCTGAATTGCCGACTCAACCACCACCATCAACAACTGCATTTCTTTCCTTCGCAACTGAAGGTTTTCGCAACTTCGGTCGGGTAAAGACTTTGCCCATGAAGCTGATTTTCCTCATTTACATTTTAAAACTTATGTAA
- the LOC140961012 gene encoding uncharacterized protein, producing MASTRSRSGEDNQPTSNMAELVRLITTTVEQVLAQRPDNNPPPGEDHEAQRQEIQSLREEMEHLREERNAPPPPPLLAWGIPFSAEILAAELPQNFRFPNVGEYDGSGDPEEHLSRFENAASLHQYSDPIKCRVFLTTLVRSFQQWFNLLRPGTIKTFQDFGRAFLHQFASSKKHPLTSLNLFNVKQQEQESLRDFVKRFNKMVIDVPSATPNILISAFTQGLRGGDFFKSLVKKPPTTFEELLARAEKYMNVEEVQMARKSEPKASVKATRDVRPTNLVPRVGRFEPPTLLGQFAAYTPLKVNKSRALELCDERQLIRRPRSSDRGPRNPRSERYCGFHKDYGHTTDECLI from the coding sequence ATGGCAAGTACCAGGAGTCGATCGGGAGAGGACAATCAACCAACGTCCAACATGGCAGAGCTCGTCCGGCTGATCACTACGACTGTAGAACAAGTCTTGGCGCAGAGACCAGACAACAATCCCCCTCCAGGAGAAGATCATGAAGCTCAGAGGCAAGAGATACAAAGTTTAAGGGAAGAGATGGAACATCTTAGAGAAGAAAGGAATGCGCCCCCTCCTCCCCCCCTTCTGGCTTGGGGGATCCCTTTCTCGGCCGAGATATTGGCTGCCGAATTGCCTCAAAATTTCAGATTCCCTAACGTCGGAGAATACGACGGTTCGGGGGATCCGGAAGAGCACCTATCCCGGTTCGAGAACGCGGCGTCGTTGCACCAATACTCAGACCCGATCAAATGTAGGGTCTTCCTAACTACTTTGGTCAGGTCATTCCAGCAGTGGTTCAATTTACTTAGGCCGGGGACCATCAAAACTTTTCAAGACTTCGGAAGAGCTTTTCTCCACCAATTTGCAAGCAGCAAGAAACATCCATTGACGTCTCTAAATTTATTCAATGTTAAACAACAAGAACAGGAGAGCCTACGAGATTTTGTTAAGAGGTTCAACAAGATGGTCATCGATGTTCCCTCGGCTACTCCGAATATACTGATAAGTGCCTTTACACAAGGACTAAGAGGTGGTGACTTTTTCAAGTCGTTGGTAAAAAAGCCCCCAACTACTTTTGAAGAACTGTTGGCTAGGGCAGAGAAGTATATGAACGTGGAAGAAGTACAAATGGCTAGGAAAAGCGAACCGAAGGCCTCGGTCAAGGCTACGCGAGACGTTCGACCCACTAACCTTGTGCCAAGGGTCGGGCGTTTCGAACCACCTACGTTGCTGGGACAGTTCGCCGCTTACACACCTTTGAAGGTCAACAAATCCCGAGCATTGGAGCTATGTGATGAGCGACAACTCATTCGAAGACCTCGGAGTAGTGACAGAGGACCTCGTAATCCCAGGTCAGAGAGGTATTGTGGATTTCACAAGGATTATGGTCATACTACCGATGAATGTCTCATTTGA
- the LOC140962062 gene encoding non-specific lipid transfer protein GPI-anchored 5-like, producing MSPQKVLITLNILILVPMLWSDVLSQSDDCTKVIISMSPCLNYITGNSSVPSVACCTQLDTVVRTQPQCLCKVLNGGGSNMGLNIDQTQALELPKTCKVQTPPVSRCNAAASPSGSPSTPNSPKTNPSSGGISRTVPSAGDGSSDAASSKLFVPVMILAVFIVSYVSTFNMA from the exons ATGTCACCCCAAAAAGTTTTAATAACCTTAAACATATTGATTCTCGTACCCATGCTTTGGTCCGACGTCCTCTCGCAATCCGACGACTGTACTAAGGTGATCATTAGCATGTCACCTTGCCTGAATTACATCACCGGGAACTCCTCCGTTCCATCTGTCGCCTGCTGCACACAGCTCGACACCGTTGTCCGGACCCAACCACAGTGCTTGTGCAAGGTGCTTAACGGTGGAGGCTCAAACATGGGGCTGAACATTGATCAGACTCAAGCTTTAGAGCTGCCCAAGACTTGTAAAGTTCAAACTCCACCAGTTAGCCGATGCAATG CTGCCGCCTCTCCATCTGGCTCTCCTTCAACGCCAAATTCTCCTAAAACAAACCCTTCTTCAG GAGGAATATCAAGAACAGTGCCGTCAGCTGGAGATGGTTCCTCGGATGCAGCTTCCTCGAAGTTGTTTGTTCCCGTTATGATTCTTGCTGTGTTCATAGTATCATATGTCTCAACTTTCAACATGGCTTGA
- the LOC140962175 gene encoding non-specific lipid transfer protein GPI-anchored 25 isoform X2 — protein sequence MSRPLVLHAALILLLQFATAATPHPSACSDELVTFTTCLPYVSDSPNNLTESPPPQCCDDISTAFSTGSAVCLCYFLLRPGMLGFPLNSSKLLSLTSVCPAKHHDSEASFSLGTLCSESSALPPLQAITGANVSPPSPPLMGSLQQSPGGSSLPPEADDAELPTQPPPSTTAFLSFATEGFRNFGRVKTLPMKLIFLIYILKLM from the exons ATGAGCCGGCCCCTTGTCCTTCACGCCGCCCTCATCCTCCTCCTCCAGTTCGCCACCGCCGCAACACCACATCCATCTGCGTGCTCCGATGAGCTGGTAACCTTCACGACATGTCTCCCCTACGTGTCAGACTCCCCCAACAACCTCACCGAATCCCCTCCCCCTCAGTGCTGCGATGACATTTCCACCGCTTTCTCCACCGGATCCGCTGTATGCCTGTGCTATTTCCTCCTCCGACCTGGAATGCTTGGATTTCCGCTCAATTCCTCGAAGCTGCTGTCTCTGACTTCTGTTTGTCCCGCGAAGCATCACGATTCCGAGGCAAGTTTCTCGCTGGGGACTCTATGTTCAG AATCGTCTGCCTTGCCTCCTCTTCAGGCAATAACAG GTGCTAATGTCTCTCCTCCGTCGCCACCTTTGATGGGTTCGCTCCAACAATCACCCGGTGGCAGTTCATTACCTCCAGAAGCTGATGATGCTGAATTGCCGACTCAACCACCACCATCAACAACTGCATTTCTTTCCTTCGCAACTGAAGGTTTTCGCAACTTCGGTCGGGTAAAGACTTTGCCCATGAAGCTGATTTTCCTCATTTACATTTTAAAACTTATGTAA